One region of Candidatus Electrothrix rattekaaiensis genomic DNA includes:
- the lgt gene encoding prolipoprotein diacylglyceryl transferase — protein sequence MLTFPQIDPILFSLGPFHVRWYGLMYIIGFVACYLLVSYQAKKFHWDRLLEHLDNLNIAIVAGVVLGGRLGYVLFYNFPYFLKHPLEIFATWQGGMSFHGGALGVLIALAIYSKRHDLDPWKIIDIYTVTAPIGVGFGRLGNFINGELFGRVTDVPWGMVFPNGGPLPRHPSQLYEAFLEGVVIFIVLWSLKGKPWQRDQDGKQLSGWPHGSMTALAMMLYGCFRFLVEFVREPDVHLGTVFLGMTMGQVLSAVLIAAGIILWMVRKKKAAGSS from the coding sequence ATGCTCACCTTCCCCCAAATCGACCCCATTCTTTTCTCTCTCGGCCCGTTCCATGTCCGCTGGTACGGCCTGATGTACATCATCGGTTTTGTTGCCTGCTACCTGCTGGTCAGCTATCAGGCCAAGAAATTTCACTGGGATCGACTGCTGGAACATCTGGATAATCTGAATATTGCCATCGTGGCTGGAGTTGTTCTCGGCGGTCGGCTGGGGTATGTTCTTTTTTACAACTTTCCCTATTTCCTCAAGCATCCCCTGGAAATATTCGCCACTTGGCAAGGCGGGATGTCCTTTCACGGCGGTGCGCTAGGCGTACTGATTGCCTTGGCCATATACAGCAAGCGACATGACCTTGATCCCTGGAAAATTATCGACATATACACGGTCACTGCGCCCATCGGGGTTGGCTTTGGCAGGCTCGGCAATTTCATCAACGGAGAACTGTTCGGCAGAGTAACAGATGTTCCCTGGGGAATGGTCTTCCCTAACGGCGGCCCCTTGCCGAGGCACCCTTCCCAGCTCTACGAAGCCTTTCTGGAAGGAGTTGTTATATTTATCGTGCTCTGGTCGCTCAAAGGAAAACCCTGGCAGAGAGATCAGGACGGAAAACAGCTCTCCGGCTGGCCGCATGGCTCCATGACAGCACTGGCTATGATGCTGTACGGTTGTTTTCGTTTTCTTGTCGAATTTGTCCGTGAGCCTGATGTCCATCTCGGCACGGTTTTTCTAGGCATGACAATGGGGCAGGTGCTGAGTGCGGTTCTGATCGCTGCGGGAATTATCCTTTGGATGGTACGCAAAAAAAAGGCGGCTGGTTCATCCTGA
- a CDS encoding HU family DNA-binding protein, with the protein MNKLDLVKTLAQSANISKVDAERGLVSLLETMKDAIEEGQRVNLVGFGSFSVIDRAPRVGRNPKTGEQVRIPSRRSVKFCPGQALKEVFF; encoded by the coding sequence ATGAATAAGCTTGATCTGGTGAAGACACTTGCTCAGTCCGCAAATATCAGTAAAGTAGACGCTGAACGTGGCTTAGTCAGCTTACTGGAGACGATGAAAGATGCCATTGAAGAGGGTCAACGTGTCAATCTCGTTGGTTTTGGTAGCTTTTCTGTTATTGATAGAGCCCCGCGCGTGGGACGCAATCCAAAAACCGGTGAACAGGTCAGAATCCCGTCACGACGGAGTGTGAAGTTCTGTCCGGGACAAGCACTCAAAGAGGTGTTTTTCTAG
- a CDS encoding response regulator transcription factor: MKPYRIMIADDHSLIRQGIKAMIGQKPGLQVIAEAADGRELLDTLKQVRPDMVIIDISMPQVSGIEAVGTIHGLYPAVRILVLTMHSNTQYCYHAVSAGAHGYLLKDDSDTELLPAIEQIRNGGLYVSPQLAAEVTREMASALQDQKETPLVQLTKREKEVLQLVVNGLTSKQIGDKLVLSPRTVDHHRSSLLKKFNMKNSVDLANYVVKNSLIVR; this comes from the coding sequence ATGAAACCCTATCGTATCATGATTGCAGATGATCATAGCCTGATCAGGCAGGGGATAAAGGCGATGATCGGCCAAAAGCCGGGCTTGCAGGTTATTGCTGAGGCGGCTGATGGTCGGGAACTTCTGGATACCCTGAAACAAGTCCGACCAGATATGGTTATCATCGACATATCCATGCCGCAGGTCAGTGGTATTGAGGCAGTGGGAACAATTCATGGATTATACCCTGCTGTACGGATTCTCGTTCTAACCATGCATTCCAATACCCAGTATTGTTATCATGCTGTGTCGGCAGGTGCGCACGGGTATCTGCTGAAGGATGATTCAGACACGGAATTACTGCCAGCTATTGAGCAGATACGGAACGGAGGCCTCTATGTGAGTCCGCAATTAGCTGCGGAAGTTACCCGTGAAATGGCTTCAGCCCTCCAGGATCAAAAAGAAACACCTCTTGTTCAGTTGACGAAGAGAGAGAAAGAAGTGTTGCAGTTGGTGGTGAATGGCTTGACCAGTAAACAGATAGGAGACAAGCTTGTTCTCAGCCCAAGGACAGTGGACCACCATCGTTCAAGCCTCCTGAAAAAGTTTAATATGAAGAATAGTGTGGACTTGGCAAATTATGTTGTAAAAAATTCTCTTATTGTTCGTTAG
- a CDS encoding exodeoxyribonuclease III, giving the protein MKKEVFSIESVIAALEQEVVDYAVPVVDLIAAQTKDPLKVLLATILSARTKDEVTAAAAKRLFAKVDSLEALERLSLEELEKTIYPVGFFRNKAKYLTTLPKVVKREFNGQVPDTVEELVQLPGVGRKTANLVVAVAFNKPAICVDTHVHRIMNLWGYVETITPLQTEMALRAKLPEKYWITINSLLVAFGQGTCKPRAPHCDRCVIAKYCPQKGVTPRKIAEKKRKNSSSAQKFISWNVNGLRAVLKKGFLDIVHELDADIFAVQEIKAMPDQLPDEVKSIPGYTAYWYPAQKKGYSGTAVFTRKTPKDVIYGLGKEAFDREGRVLTLEFDDFYFITAYFPNSQHGLKRLQYKQDFNKEILHYMDQLSKKKSVVLCGDLNVAHKEIDLANPKANVKNPGFCPEERAWMDEVIRAGYIDTFRLFNQEPEQYTWWSYRFHARAKNIGWRIDYFVVDPASRDRICSAAIHDDVLGSDHCPVSIAFI; this is encoded by the coding sequence ATGAAAAAAGAAGTTTTCTCGATAGAGTCTGTCATCGCTGCACTGGAACAGGAGGTTGTTGATTACGCTGTACCGGTTGTGGATTTGATTGCTGCTCAGACAAAAGATCCACTCAAGGTGTTATTGGCAACCATACTGTCGGCTCGGACCAAAGATGAAGTAACCGCTGCCGCCGCAAAGCGGCTGTTTGCCAAGGTGGATTCACTTGAGGCACTTGAACGCCTTTCATTAGAAGAACTGGAAAAGACCATCTACCCTGTTGGTTTTTTTCGCAATAAAGCTAAATATCTTACTACCCTACCTAAGGTCGTAAAGCGGGAGTTCAACGGGCAGGTTCCTGATACGGTTGAGGAGTTGGTGCAGCTCCCCGGCGTAGGGCGGAAGACCGCCAACCTCGTGGTGGCTGTGGCCTTTAATAAACCGGCCATCTGCGTAGATACCCATGTTCATCGAATTATGAATCTTTGGGGATATGTTGAGACGATAACCCCTTTGCAAACAGAAATGGCCCTGCGTGCAAAGTTGCCTGAGAAGTACTGGATAACCATCAACTCCTTGCTGGTTGCCTTTGGTCAGGGCACCTGTAAACCGCGTGCGCCCCATTGTGATCGTTGTGTGATCGCAAAATATTGTCCGCAGAAAGGTGTTACCCCCCGCAAAATAGCCGAGAAAAAAAGGAAGAACTCTTCCTCGGCACAGAAATTCATTTCCTGGAACGTCAACGGGCTGCGGGCTGTCCTGAAAAAAGGCTTTCTTGATATCGTGCATGAGCTTGATGCGGATATTTTTGCTGTGCAGGAAATCAAAGCCATGCCGGATCAGCTACCTGACGAGGTGAAAAGTATTCCAGGATATACAGCATATTGGTATCCGGCGCAGAAAAAAGGGTATTCTGGAACGGCTGTCTTTACCAGAAAGACACCAAAGGATGTTATTTACGGCTTGGGAAAGGAAGCGTTTGATCGGGAAGGCAGGGTGTTGACTCTTGAATTTGATGATTTTTATTTTATCACTGCCTATTTTCCCAACTCCCAGCATGGGCTAAAACGTCTTCAATACAAGCAGGATTTTAATAAGGAAATATTGCATTATATGGATCAGCTATCGAAAAAGAAATCTGTGGTGCTCTGCGGTGATCTGAATGTGGCCCATAAGGAGATTGATCTTGCCAACCCCAAGGCGAATGTGAAAAATCCCGGTTTCTGTCCCGAGGAAAGGGCCTGGATGGATGAAGTGATTAGGGCCGGTTATATTGATACCTTTCGTTTATTCAATCAGGAACCTGAGCAATATACCTGGTGGAGCTACCGTTTTCATGCTCGGGCCAAAAATATCGGCTGGCGTATAGATTATTTTGTGGTGGACCCTGCCAGCCGTGATCGGATTTGTTCCGCTGCAATTCATGATGATGTGTTGGGGTCGGATCATTGTCCGGTCAGTATTGCATTTATTTGA
- a CDS encoding OmpA family protein, with amino-acid sequence MNTFMPRMFFLASMTLSLILSGCGPKEIEPYGGATEAANTSKMATATTYPLSYGSLQEGQGSIDEENMQGSIDEEDLTSGNMVSGEMISGEMASLANDLPMPEEDNNTPIIETLDAGSAAGEQKLGFGDRDNKSAAYKKEHGRSSIQLKPVYFDFDKSNIRNDQVASIEHDGEYLKSNVASKVLIEGNCDETGTNEYNLALGERRAMNAKKYLIKLGIESTRIRTISYGEERPLFTGSEESDHAHNRRDDFILE; translated from the coding sequence ATGAATACTTTCATGCCCCGCATGTTTTTTTTAGCCTCTATGACACTGTCTCTCATTCTTTCCGGTTGCGGGCCAAAGGAAATCGAACCGTATGGCGGGGCAACAGAGGCAGCAAATACGTCCAAAATGGCAACAGCAACAACCTACCCCCTCAGCTATGGATCTCTTCAGGAGGGGCAAGGTTCTATAGATGAAGAAAATATGCAAGGTTCTATAGATGAAGAAGATCTGACATCAGGAAATATGGTATCAGGCGAAATGATATCAGGCGAAATGGCCTCTTTAGCAAATGATCTTCCCATGCCTGAGGAGGACAACAATACTCCAATCATAGAAACCCTTGACGCTGGCAGTGCTGCAGGGGAACAAAAACTGGGTTTTGGGGATCGGGATAATAAATCAGCTGCCTATAAAAAAGAGCATGGTCGCTCCTCAATTCAGCTCAAGCCTGTTTACTTTGATTTTGACAAATCAAATATCCGCAACGATCAGGTTGCATCTATTGAGCATGACGGCGAATACTTAAAAAGCAACGTGGCCAGCAAAGTTCTCATTGAAGGAAACTGCGATGAAACCGGAACCAATGAATACAACTTGGCCTTGGGCGAGCGACGGGCGATGAATGCTAAAAAATATCTGATCAAACTCGGCATTGAAAGCACCAGAATCAGGACGATTTCCTATGGCGAAGAGCGCCCCCTTTTCACCGGTTCCGAAGAGTCAGATCACGCCCATAATCGCCGGGACGATTTTATCCTTGAATAG
- a CDS encoding DUF2062 domain-containing protein, translated as MKLNIRRASRYYYLRFIRLQDSPSSLAIGSALGAAIAVTPTLPLHTICIIGITLLLRVNTLAALMAGTIISNPLTFAAQYYFSWKIGSILLPGRLDWDQLHGTLILVRQSSFLEGIKIMGQLGFDAILVLQTGGLVVAIPLGIVTYLITIRFFLRLQKRRQQKHLLNK; from the coding sequence GTGAAACTGAATATTCGGCGGGCAAGCCGATATTATTATCTCCGTTTTATCCGCCTTCAAGACTCGCCCTCTTCCTTGGCCATAGGCTCTGCCCTGGGGGCCGCCATTGCCGTTACTCCTACCCTTCCCCTGCATACCATATGTATCATCGGCATTACTCTGCTCCTCCGGGTCAACACCCTTGCCGCCCTCATGGCTGGAACCATCATCAGCAATCCCCTCACCTTTGCGGCTCAGTACTATTTTTCCTGGAAGATTGGCAGTATCCTTTTGCCTGGAAGACTGGACTGGGACCAACTGCATGGAACCTTAATCTTGGTCAGACAGTCTTCATTCCTTGAGGGAATAAAAATAATGGGGCAGTTGGGTTTTGATGCTATACTCGTCCTCCAGACCGGTGGTCTCGTCGTCGCAATCCCCCTGGGTATTGTCACCTATCTGATCACAATACGCTTTTTCCTCCGCCTACAAAAAAGAAGACAGCAAAAACATCTGCTGAATAAATAA
- the hemH gene encoding ferrochelatase, which translates to MDKKIGVLLLNMGGPEKQEDVRPFLYNLFSDRQIIRLGPALLQKPIAAIIARRRAPVSMANYQKIGGGSPLTRITAEQAQTLELSLADEGLFFVRSCMRYWSPFADTVLQEMVDAGVTELIALPLYPHYCRATTGSSFFDLRQQNAKLDLHLPIREIRSWPAEPEYINALVTRIREGLALFDDNEQEAVQLVYSAHSLPKKFIDQGDPYVEELKRTITAIEKQLGMQGMLCFQSRSGPVEWLEPSTPDMLKQLAGQGCKNILMVPIAFVSDHIETIYEIDMLYKGQAAELGMRLESSRGLNDDPQFIKALRILVLRALRSQE; encoded by the coding sequence ATGGACAAAAAAATCGGCGTGTTGTTATTGAACATGGGAGGGCCGGAAAAACAGGAGGATGTTCGTCCGTTCCTGTATAATCTCTTCTCGGACAGACAGATTATCCGTCTGGGCCCGGCACTGTTGCAGAAACCGATTGCCGCCATAATCGCCCGCAGGCGTGCTCCGGTCAGCATGGCGAATTACCAGAAGATTGGGGGCGGTTCACCGCTGACCCGCATAACAGCGGAGCAGGCACAGACCTTGGAGCTGAGCCTAGCTGATGAAGGTCTTTTTTTCGTTCGTTCCTGTATGCGCTATTGGTCTCCCTTTGCCGACACTGTCTTGCAGGAAATGGTCGATGCCGGAGTGACCGAGTTGATCGCCCTCCCCCTGTACCCGCATTATTGCCGGGCGACCACTGGCTCCTCTTTTTTCGATCTCAGGCAACAGAATGCGAAACTCGACCTCCACCTGCCCATACGGGAGATCCGCTCCTGGCCTGCTGAGCCTGAATACATTAACGCTCTGGTTACTCGCATCCGGGAGGGCTTGGCCTTATTCGATGACAACGAGCAAGAGGCTGTGCAGCTAGTTTACAGTGCCCATAGTTTGCCGAAAAAATTTATTGATCAAGGTGATCCCTATGTAGAAGAGCTCAAACGCACCATCACGGCAATAGAAAAGCAGCTCGGCATGCAGGGGATGCTCTGTTTTCAAAGCCGGAGCGGTCCTGTGGAGTGGTTAGAGCCCAGCACGCCGGATATGCTCAAGCAACTTGCCGGACAAGGATGTAAAAATATCCTGATGGTGCCTATCGCCTTTGTCTCAGATCATATCGAGACAATCTACGAAATTGATATGCTCTATAAGGGTCAGGCTGCGGAGTTGGGTATGCGACTTGAGTCAAGCCGAGGATTGAATGATGATCCACAATTTATCAAGGCCTTGCGGATCTTGGTCTTGCGAGCTCTTCGCTCACAAGAATAA
- a CDS encoding cold shock domain-containing protein, with the protein MDLKVEARNLDMRNGWQEKIEEEREKLIRHHANLVLHLRVTIAATPGYKEGGYEISLVASVPNDTVVVKRWGEKVRPLLVESFDVLGLQLKDIVEKKKNHKHQVSVKTQGGLPGGDARGTVRRMFEEYGFIMTHDDQEVFFHANALKDVSMDDLEEGAAVSLAMEDGVKGLQAVWVKAA; encoded by the coding sequence ATGGATCTGAAAGTTGAAGCCAGAAATCTTGACATGCGCAACGGCTGGCAGGAGAAAATAGAAGAAGAACGAGAAAAACTTATCCGCCATCATGCAAACTTGGTTCTTCATCTTCGCGTCACCATTGCAGCCACCCCAGGCTATAAGGAAGGGGGGTATGAAATCAGCTTAGTTGCTTCTGTACCCAACGATACTGTCGTGGTCAAACGCTGGGGTGAAAAAGTACGTCCCTTGCTGGTTGAGAGCTTTGACGTTCTTGGCCTGCAATTAAAAGATATTGTAGAGAAAAAGAAAAACCACAAGCATCAGGTCAGTGTTAAAACCCAAGGCGGTCTTCCCGGGGGCGATGCCCGTGGAACTGTCCGACGCATGTTTGAAGAATACGGTTTTATCATGACGCATGATGACCAGGAAGTCTTCTTTCATGCCAATGCATTGAAAGATGTTTCTATGGATGACCTTGAAGAAGGTGCTGCTGTGAGCCTTGCCATGGAAGACGGCGTTAAAGGATTACAGGCAGTATGGGTGAAGGCCGCCTGA
- the nadA gene encoding quinolinate synthase NadA, with protein sequence MSFAQQPDIGSTYQGMKQEELVERIAARKKELAGDLLILSHHYQHDSLYQFADLTGDSLKLAADAAQIKDKQFLIFCGVHFMAEAADILSAEHQQVLLPHLDAGCPMADMSTRAAVEAAWTELRTVTGVAEESMTPVTYVNSSADVKSFVGEKGGSSCTSSNAERVLDWALSRGKLVFFFPDQHLGRNASYALGLPEEQVVLWRRGEPMGGCTLEELKQARVVLWDGYCEVHMRCFPEHVHAWRTQDPQATVIVHPECRNEVLRLADMSGSTEAIISAVAASKPGSHWVIGTEVNLVDRLAKQHPDKTIDSLTPACLCPTMSAIKPANLLWVLDNLATGNVVNQIQVPQAIAVQAKNCLDRMLAI encoded by the coding sequence ATGTCATTTGCCCAACAGCCGGATATCGGATCAACATACCAAGGAATGAAACAGGAAGAGCTTGTTGAACGCATTGCAGCCCGAAAAAAAGAGCTCGCAGGCGATCTACTCATCCTCAGCCATCATTACCAGCACGACTCTTTATATCAATTTGCCGATCTCACCGGTGATTCCTTAAAACTGGCCGCTGACGCCGCTCAAATTAAAGATAAACAGTTTCTGATCTTCTGCGGCGTTCATTTCATGGCCGAGGCAGCGGATATTCTCTCAGCCGAGCACCAGCAGGTTCTTCTCCCCCATCTTGATGCTGGTTGCCCAATGGCGGATATGTCCACCCGAGCTGCTGTTGAAGCGGCCTGGACAGAACTGCGCACCGTTACCGGAGTAGCTGAAGAATCCATGACACCGGTTACCTATGTAAACTCATCAGCTGATGTGAAAAGCTTTGTCGGCGAAAAAGGCGGTTCTTCCTGTACATCATCAAATGCAGAGCGGGTTCTTGATTGGGCCCTCTCACGGGGCAAACTTGTTTTCTTTTTTCCGGATCAGCATCTCGGACGCAATGCCTCTTATGCTTTAGGCCTTCCTGAAGAACAGGTTGTGCTTTGGCGACGAGGAGAACCCATGGGTGGATGCACCTTGGAGGAACTCAAGCAGGCAAGGGTGGTTCTTTGGGATGGGTATTGTGAGGTCCATATGCGCTGCTTTCCTGAGCATGTCCATGCCTGGCGTACACAGGATCCCCAGGCAACAGTGATTGTCCACCCGGAATGCCGAAATGAAGTCCTGCGTCTAGCAGATATGTCAGGCTCAACAGAGGCGATTATTTCCGCCGTTGCGGCCAGCAAACCGGGCAGTCACTGGGTTATCGGCACAGAAGTCAACCTGGTGGACCGTCTGGCCAAACAACATCCTGACAAGACTATTGACTCATTGACCCCGGCCTGCCTTTGTCCGACCATGTCGGCAATCAAACCAGCCAACCTTCTCTGGGTGCTCGACAATCTGGCTACAGGCAATGTCGTCAATCAAATCCAGGTTCCGCAGGCAATAGCTGTACAAGCCAAGAACTGTCTGGACAGAATGCTGGCTATCTGA
- a CDS encoding CFI-box-CTERM domain-containing protein has product MRLFRIFSVGIIAVLFIISLSHADVIVCFGDSITEGHTATPYPTNLQNMYGSSSGTQVINAGKGGENTYEGVYRLEGVLAQYAPNYVVIMEGANDVMSGISSETTVFNLNNMLEQTLTAGAKPILSTITPNISSSGYQPENYNPGIINLAQGGNTTLVDTYSNVVSNWSNLTVDGIHPNEAGSTTIAQGFYSQLVNNQNASSSGGGGGCFIATAAYGTALEPQVVLLKKFRDLYLLTNRPGSYFVQLYYTYSPPIADFIRQHDIIRFMVRIFLLPLLTVSFFLVEFSPLQQLIIALIAVCSSGLFLIRLRKRPWANN; this is encoded by the coding sequence ATGAGGCTGTTCAGAATATTCTCAGTAGGAATCATAGCAGTATTATTCATCATTTCTCTCTCCCATGCAGACGTTATTGTCTGTTTTGGCGACTCTATCACTGAAGGGCATACGGCGACGCCCTATCCAACCAACCTGCAAAATATGTACGGCTCCTCCTCTGGTACGCAGGTCATTAATGCGGGTAAAGGAGGGGAGAACACCTATGAGGGGGTTTACCGTCTTGAAGGGGTGCTTGCACAATATGCACCCAATTATGTGGTGATTATGGAAGGAGCCAACGACGTTATGTCTGGTATATCTTCTGAAACCACTGTGTTCAATCTGAATAATATGCTTGAACAGACCCTGACCGCTGGGGCCAAGCCCATCCTGTCCACCATCACGCCCAACATCAGCAGTTCAGGCTATCAGCCGGAAAATTATAATCCGGGTATCATCAATCTCGCACAAGGTGGTAACACTACTCTGGTTGACACCTATTCGAATGTGGTCTCAAATTGGTCAAACCTCACTGTTGACGGAATACATCCTAATGAAGCCGGGTCCACGACCATAGCCCAGGGCTTTTATTCGCAGCTGGTCAACAACCAAAATGCCAGTAGTAGTGGGGGAGGAGGCGGCTGCTTTATTGCCACAGCAGCCTACGGAACAGCCCTTGAACCGCAGGTTGTCCTGCTCAAAAAATTCCGTGACCTCTACCTGCTCACAAATCGTCCAGGCTCTTATTTTGTCCAACTCTATTATACCTATTCGCCGCCAATTGCTGATTTTATCCGCCAGCATGATATCATCCGTTTTATGGTGCGGATATTCCTCTTGCCCTTACTGACGGTCAGTTTTTTTCTGGTCGAATTTTCTCCTCTCCAACAGCTTATTATTGCCCTGATCGCGGTCTGTTCCTCCGGCCTGTTTTTGATCCGCTTAAGAAAACGACCATGGGCAAACAACTAA
- a CDS encoding serine hydrolase — MEQFTQNVGGSGVIIKNGYLIKAWGNPAGRTMWASATKPVLSTLLLFAAQEGRVEIDGKIHPFMPELLGKDQEITFHHLANMTSGYARREWPGQAFSYNDYAIKLYHNTMFNRVFAADPNQIIQNKNRLGPLQFQDGDVFEPIEKCGWGVHTSPRDFARIGWFWLNKGNWNGEQLLSKSFFERYLRNQVPESLPISKKPARDYLGIGTYGSRSGNQSPFGPGNYGMNWWLNTGKRIWPSLPEDTFQANGHWNKETVTVIPSMSLVVAGVGDFGLFQPGPGPADSLMGLLAQACGQESLPRDAQGVTP, encoded by the coding sequence TTGGAGCAATTCACCCAGAACGTTGGTGGCTCAGGGGTTATTATCAAAAACGGCTACCTGATCAAGGCCTGGGGAAACCCAGCTGGCCGCACCATGTGGGCCTCAGCCACCAAACCGGTGCTCAGTACCCTTCTGCTCTTCGCTGCTCAGGAAGGCCGAGTAGAGATCGACGGGAAGATCCATCCATTTATGCCAGAATTGCTGGGGAAGGATCAAGAAATCACTTTTCATCATTTGGCGAATATGACCAGCGGCTATGCCCGGCGCGAGTGGCCAGGGCAGGCCTTTTCCTATAATGATTATGCGATAAAGCTCTATCATAACACGATGTTCAACAGGGTGTTTGCTGCTGATCCCAATCAGATCATCCAGAATAAGAACAGACTCGGTCCCCTGCAATTTCAGGACGGTGATGTCTTTGAGCCGATTGAAAAATGTGGCTGGGGTGTCCATACCTCGCCCAGGGATTTTGCCCGAATCGGCTGGTTCTGGCTCAATAAGGGCAACTGGAACGGAGAACAACTCTTGAGCAAGAGCTTCTTTGAGCGCTATCTCAGAAATCAGGTACCAGAATCACTCCCCATTTCAAAAAAACCGGCCCGTGATTATTTGGGGATCGGGACCTATGGCAGCCGTAGCGGCAATCAGTCCCCCTTTGGACCTGGTAATTACGGGATGAACTGGTGGTTGAACACCGGCAAAAGGATCTGGCCCAGCCTGCCGGAAGACACCTTTCAGGCCAATGGGCATTGGAATAAGGAAACCGTCACCGTAATTCCCAGCATGTCTCTGGTTGTCGCCGGTGTGGGTGATTTCGGCCTCTTTCAGCCCGGCCCCGGACCGGCAGACTCGCTCATGGGCCTCCTTGCTCAAGCCTGTGGGCAGGAGTCTCTGCCCCGCGATGCTCAGGGGGTTACCCCCTGA